A window of the Falco rusticolus isolate bFalRus1 chromosome 1, bFalRus1.pri, whole genome shotgun sequence genome harbors these coding sequences:
- the MILR1 gene encoding allergin-1 isoform X1: protein MVFLTILLFSYLQMSQQIQKTTANSKEMISNPRLIPVHGTLNIVRNQNVTLSCHSDSGSPPVRYTLFKHNQKVSTLNRPDLTPSLFNLTINSANDVGEYKCKAENNISSGGKYSNSLNFTLLEPVSKPMLSSPTAQAKKGQNVTLSCLSENGSLPITYIFFRGRQSISPPVKMQKREAAVIFLFINSSSDFGPYKCRAENSVHNNTKYSNSFNFTLAEERSHSQPLIISLGLILLLCVIGFALAIPFFIIPSYKAKKFKSTMSSTGFTSTTNAEESEDYVIYAEIEPVKTEEYINFSAIRREDGKAEERACATIYSKAIFRD from the exons ATGGTTTTTCTCACaattctgctgttttcctaCC tTCAAATGTCCCAGCAGATTCAGAAAACTACTGCAAATAGCAAAG agatGATATCTAATCCCAGGCTCATACCTGTTCACGGGACTTTGAACATAGTGAGGAACCAGAACGTGACCCTCTCCTGCCACTCAGACTCCGGATCTCCACCTGTCAGATACACATTGTTTAAACACAATCAGAAGGTATCCACTTTAAATAGGCCAGACTTGACTCCCAGTTTGTTTAACTTGACTATCAACTCTGCCAATGATGTGGGTGAATACAAATGCAAAGCTGAGAATAACATCTCCAGTGGTGGGAAATACAGCAACAGTCTCAACTTCACCCTTCTAG agCCAGTTTCCAAACCCATGCTGAGCTCACCCACCGCTCAAGCAAAGAAAGGCCAGAATGTGACCCTGTCTTGTCTCTCAGAGAACGGCTCTCTTCCTATCACATACATATTCTTCAGAGGAAGGCAAAGCATCTCTCCCCCAGTGAAGATGCAGAAGAGGGAagcagctgtgatttttctatttatcaATTCCTCTAGTGACTTTGGACCCTATAAATGCAGAGCTGAAAATAGTGTTCAcaataatacaaaatacagcaacagtTTCAACTTTACATTAGCAG aagagagAAGCCATTCTCAGCCCTTGATCATTTCTCTTGGGCTAATCCTGCTACTATGCGTAATAGGATTTGCTCTGGCAATTCCATTTTTCATAATTCCTTCATATAAAGCAA aaaaatttAAGTCTACTATGTCCTCAACTGGCTTTACTTCAACAACAAATGCAGAAGAGTCTGAAGACTACGTCATATATGCAGAGATTG AGCctgttaaaacagaagaataCATCAATTTTTCTGCTATTAgaagagaagatggaaaag CAGAAGAGAGGGCATGTGCTACAATCTATTCAAAGGCCATTTTCAGAGACTGA
- the POLG2 gene encoding DNA polymerase subunit gamma-2, mitochondrial, producing MREAGKMALGCRQGCRWCGRVPLRPAEGLGPGVPARRYAAAGGREAASGAELLEVCWRRHFLRGGAEPQPWRAYLSGCHPGFGPLGAALRANLAAQWWDSALAFREQVFAADAPLQGPPAGQGLRLLRPEALGDRRPGGAALGAAWTLRESLLPGALAQYVSCLELVNKRLPCGLAQVGVCFHSLPESEQHSENLTRIGERTASLLAWFSSPRTAGQWLDYWLRQRLQWWRKFAVGPSNFSSTDFQDEEGRKGFHLHYSFPWGTETIETLTNLGDTELLQMYPGDSSKLLGRDGRKNVIPHVLSVSGNLDRGVLAYLFDSLQLAENPLTKKKNSQRKVLKLHPCLAPLKVALDVGKGPTTELRQVCQGLFNELSENRISVWPGYLETVQVSLEQLYTKYDEMSVLFMILITDATLENGVVQLRSRDTTMKEMMHISRLKDFLTKYVTAAKNL from the exons ATGCGGGAGGCGGGGAAGATGGCGCTGGGCTGCCGCCAAGGGTGCCGCTGGTGCGGCCGCGTTCCCCTGCGGCCGGCCGAGGGGCTGGGGCCCGGCGTCCCGGCGCGACGCTACGCGGCGGCAGGCGGCCGTGAGGCGGCGAGCGGGGCGGAGCTGCTGGAGGTGTGCTGGCGGCGGCACTTCCTGCGGGGCGGCGCCGAGCCGCAGCCCTGGCGCGCCTACCTCAGCGGCTGTCACCCGGGCTTCGGGCCGCTGGGCGCGGCGCTGCGGGCCAACCTGGCGGCCCAGTGGTGGGACTCGGCGCTGGCCTTCCGGGAGCAGGTGTTCGCGGCCGACGCCCCGCTCCAGGGCCCGCccgccgggcaggggctgcgccTGCTGCGGCCGGAGGCGCTCGGGGAccggcggccgggcggcgcggcgctggGGGCGGCGTGGACGCTCCGCGAGAGCCTGCTGCCCG GTGCTTTGGCACAATATGTGAGCTGCTTAGAACTGGTGAACAAGAGGCTGCCTTGTGGCCTTGCTCAGGTTGGAGTATGCTTCCACTCCCTTCCAGAAAGCGAACAACACAGCGAAAACCTTACCAG AATAGGCGAAAGGACCGCGTCTTTGCTTGCATGGTTTAGTTCTCCCAGAACTGCAGGACAGTGGCTCGATTACTGGTTACGCCAGAGGCTGCAATGGTGGAGAAAG tttgcagtAGGCCCATCTAACTTCAGCAGCACCGACTTTCAGgatgaagaaggaaggaaaggatttCATTTACACTACAGCTTTCCTTGGGGGACAGAAACAATAGAAACGTTGACGAACCTTGGTGATACTGAACTGTTACAGATGTATCCAGGGGATAGTTCAAAATTACTT ggcCGAGATGGAAGGAAGAATGTTATTCCTCACGTTCTGTCTGTGAGTGGCAACCTGGACCGAGGAGTATTAGCATATCTCTTTGATTCTCTACAGCTAGCTGAGAATCCactaacaaaaaagaaaaattcacagAGAAAG GTACTTAAGCTTCATCCTTGTTTAGCACCTCTTAAAGTGGCCTTGGACGTAGGAAAAGGTCCAACAACAGAGCTGAGGCAG gttTGTCAAGGATTGTTCAATGAACTGTCAGAAAATAGAATTTCTGTATGGCCGGGTTACCTTGAAACCGTGCAGGTATCTCTGGAACAGCTTTATACAAA GTATGATGAGATGAGTGTTCTCTTCATGATCTTGATAACTGATGCCACTTTAGAGAATGGAGTAGTccagctgagaagcagagacACCACCATGAAGGAAATGATGCACATTTCCAGGCTGAAGGACTTTTTAACTAAGTATGTAACAGCAGCCAAAAATTTGTAA
- the MILR1 gene encoding allergin-1 isoform X2 encodes MVFLTILLFSYLQMSQQIQKTTANSKEMISNPRLIPVHGTLNIVRNQNVTLSCHSDSGSPPVRYTLFKHNQKVSTLNRPDLTPSLFNLTINSANDVGEYKCKAENNISSGGKYSNSLNFTLLEPVSKPMLSSPTAQAKKGQNVTLSCLSENGSLPITYIFFRGRQSISPPVKMQKREAAVIFLFINSSSDFGPYKCRAENSVHNNTKYSNSFNFTLAEERSHSQPLIISLGLILLLCVIGFALAIPFFIIPSYKAKKFKSTMSSTGFTSTTNAEESEDYVIYAEIEPVKTEEYINFSAIRREDGKEERACATIYSKAIFRD; translated from the exons ATGGTTTTTCTCACaattctgctgttttcctaCC tTCAAATGTCCCAGCAGATTCAGAAAACTACTGCAAATAGCAAAG agatGATATCTAATCCCAGGCTCATACCTGTTCACGGGACTTTGAACATAGTGAGGAACCAGAACGTGACCCTCTCCTGCCACTCAGACTCCGGATCTCCACCTGTCAGATACACATTGTTTAAACACAATCAGAAGGTATCCACTTTAAATAGGCCAGACTTGACTCCCAGTTTGTTTAACTTGACTATCAACTCTGCCAATGATGTGGGTGAATACAAATGCAAAGCTGAGAATAACATCTCCAGTGGTGGGAAATACAGCAACAGTCTCAACTTCACCCTTCTAG agCCAGTTTCCAAACCCATGCTGAGCTCACCCACCGCTCAAGCAAAGAAAGGCCAGAATGTGACCCTGTCTTGTCTCTCAGAGAACGGCTCTCTTCCTATCACATACATATTCTTCAGAGGAAGGCAAAGCATCTCTCCCCCAGTGAAGATGCAGAAGAGGGAagcagctgtgatttttctatttatcaATTCCTCTAGTGACTTTGGACCCTATAAATGCAGAGCTGAAAATAGTGTTCAcaataatacaaaatacagcaacagtTTCAACTTTACATTAGCAG aagagagAAGCCATTCTCAGCCCTTGATCATTTCTCTTGGGCTAATCCTGCTACTATGCGTAATAGGATTTGCTCTGGCAATTCCATTTTTCATAATTCCTTCATATAAAGCAA aaaaatttAAGTCTACTATGTCCTCAACTGGCTTTACTTCAACAACAAATGCAGAAGAGTCTGAAGACTACGTCATATATGCAGAGATTG AGCctgttaaaacagaagaataCATCAATTTTTCTGCTATTAgaagagaagatggaaaag AAGAGAGGGCATGTGCTACAATCTATTCAAAGGCCATTTTCAGAGACTGA
- the MILR1 gene encoding allergin-1 isoform X3, with product MVFLTILLFSYLQMSQQIQKTTANSKEMISNPRLIPVHGTLNIVRNQNVTLSCHSDSGSPPVRYTLFKHNQKVSTLNRPDLTPSLFNLTINSANDVGEYKCKAENNISSGGKYSNSLNFTLLEPVSKPMLSSPTAQAKKGQNVTLSCLSENGSLPITYIFFRGRQSISPPVKMQKREAAVIFLFINSSSDFGPYKCRAENSVHNNTKYSNSFNFTLAEKFKSTMSSTGFTSTTNAEESEDYVIYAEIEPVKTEEYINFSAIRREDGKAEERACATIYSKAIFRD from the exons ATGGTTTTTCTCACaattctgctgttttcctaCC tTCAAATGTCCCAGCAGATTCAGAAAACTACTGCAAATAGCAAAG agatGATATCTAATCCCAGGCTCATACCTGTTCACGGGACTTTGAACATAGTGAGGAACCAGAACGTGACCCTCTCCTGCCACTCAGACTCCGGATCTCCACCTGTCAGATACACATTGTTTAAACACAATCAGAAGGTATCCACTTTAAATAGGCCAGACTTGACTCCCAGTTTGTTTAACTTGACTATCAACTCTGCCAATGATGTGGGTGAATACAAATGCAAAGCTGAGAATAACATCTCCAGTGGTGGGAAATACAGCAACAGTCTCAACTTCACCCTTCTAG agCCAGTTTCCAAACCCATGCTGAGCTCACCCACCGCTCAAGCAAAGAAAGGCCAGAATGTGACCCTGTCTTGTCTCTCAGAGAACGGCTCTCTTCCTATCACATACATATTCTTCAGAGGAAGGCAAAGCATCTCTCCCCCAGTGAAGATGCAGAAGAGGGAagcagctgtgatttttctatttatcaATTCCTCTAGTGACTTTGGACCCTATAAATGCAGAGCTGAAAATAGTGTTCAcaataatacaaaatacagcaacagtTTCAACTTTACATTAGCAG aaaaatttAAGTCTACTATGTCCTCAACTGGCTTTACTTCAACAACAAATGCAGAAGAGTCTGAAGACTACGTCATATATGCAGAGATTG AGCctgttaaaacagaagaataCATCAATTTTTCTGCTATTAgaagagaagatggaaaag CAGAAGAGAGGGCATGTGCTACAATCTATTCAAAGGCCATTTTCAGAGACTGA